AACCGAAAATAACAGCATACAATTGTTTTAGACGAAGACAACCGATTCATTTTCATTACTATTCTGGAAAAAAGAAAGGAGATAAAAAGATGCCAATAATTGTATTAGCTCTCGGTATCATTTTATTATTTGCACTAATTATTTTGGTTAAGTTAAATGGTTTTTTGTCGCTGATGATTGCAGCACTATTTGTTGGGTTTTTTCAAAAAATGCCGGCAATGGACATTATTACCTCAATTGAAACGGGTTTGGGCGGGACGCTTGGCCATGTGGGGTTGATTGTTGTAGTGGGAGCCATATTCGGCAAGGTTTTGTCAGAAGGCGGCGGTGCGCAACGAATCGCAATGACGCTGATTAACTCGTTTGGGTCGAAAAGAGTGGACTGGGCTATTTGCCTGACCTCCTTTATTTTAGGAATTATTCTTTTCTTTGAAGTGAGTTTCGTACTGCTTATTCCTATTGTTTTCACCGTAGCGGTAGAAGCGAAGGTGAAGCTGTTAAAGGTAGGGATTCCCTGTCTTGCGGCCCTTGCCGTCACCCATTGTTTCTTGCCGCCTCATCCGGGACCGGTGGCTATTGCTGGTGTGCTAGGAGCTAACATTGGTATTGTATTGGCCTATGGACTGATTATAGCCATTCCGGCAACTATCATCTTTGGCCCGTTTTTTGCCCGGTTCTACAGGAATTGGGATCCAGAAATCCCTCATCAGCTGGTGTCCAAGACAGAGTTTGAAGAAAAGGATTTGCCAGGCTTTGGCATAAGTGTGTTTACAGCATTATCGCCAGTCATTCTCATTTTATGTGGTGTAATTGGGAGCTTCTTATTGCCGGAAGGTTCTCTGCTGCGTACGGCGCTGAACTTTATTGGCAACGGAGATATTGCCTTGCTGATAGCTCTCTTTTTAGCTTTTTATGTCTTTGGATTGAGAGGTAAACGCAAGACAATACCAGAACTTATGAAGATTTCCGAACAGGCCATGATGAGCATGGGAGCGATTCTCTTTGTATTAGGC
The genomic region above belongs to Aminipila butyrica and contains:
- a CDS encoding gluconate:H+ symporter, producing MPIIVLALGIILLFALIILVKLNGFLSLMIAALFVGFFQKMPAMDIITSIETGLGGTLGHVGLIVVVGAIFGKVLSEGGGAQRIAMTLINSFGSKRVDWAICLTSFILGIILFFEVSFVLLIPIVFTVAVEAKVKLLKVGIPCLAALAVTHCFLPPHPGPVAIAGVLGANIGIVLAYGLIIAIPATIIFGPFFARFYRNWDPEIPHQLVSKTEFEEKDLPGFGISVFTALSPVILILCGVIGSFLLPEGSLLRTALNFIGNGDIALLIALFLAFYVFGLRGKRKTIPELMKISEQAMMSMGAILFVLGGGGAFKQVILDSGMADYIAAMTSGWHIEPLLLAWVIAAIIRLAVGSATVTVLTTSAIILPVMTAAGTNPELMVLAIGCGSIFGGPPSDVTFWFCKEYFNLTIGQTVKLWSVQATLLAIYGLAGVMILNLFL